A genomic region of Papaver somniferum cultivar HN1 chromosome 7, ASM357369v1, whole genome shotgun sequence contains the following coding sequences:
- the LOC113296979 gene encoding probable magnesium transporter NIPA4, whose translation MAEVVTRSWKDSYKGMSSDNIKGLILALSSSFFIGASFIVKKKGLKKAAASGLRAGSGGYSYLYEPLWWVGMITMIVGEIANFAAYAFAPAILVTPLGALSIIISAVLAHIILRERLHIFGILGCVLCVVGSTTIVLHAPQERAIDSVREVWDLATEPAFLLYAAVVIAAVIVLIFRYIPEYGQTHIMVYIGVCSLVGSLSVMSVKALGIALKLTFSGMNQLIYPQTWAFTMVVVTCILTQMNYLNKALDTFNTAVVSPIYYTMFTTLTIFASVIMFKDWDRQNPTQIITELCGFVTILSGTFLLHKTKDMVDGSTRSSKHNEDEEEGFGPEGIPLRCQESLRSP comes from the exons ATGGCTGAGGTGGTTACTAGGAGTTGGAAAGACTCTTATAAGGGCATGTCTTCTGATAATATCAAGGGTTTGATTCTGGCTTTATCATCTAGTTTCTTCATTGGTGCTAGTTTTATAGTTAAGAAAAAAGGATTAAAGAAAGCTGCTGCTTCTGGGCTTAGGGCAG GTAGCGGAGGCTATTCTTATCTATATGAGCCACTTTGGTGGGTAGGCATGATAACAA TGATTGTAGGGGAAATCGCTAATTTTGCAGCATATGCATTTGCTCCAGCTATTCTGGTCACTCCTCTTGGTGCACTTAGCATTATTATCAG TGCTGTTCTTGCTCATATCATATTACGGGAGAGGCTACATATCTTTGGTATCCTTGGTTGTGTTCTATGTGTTGTGGGATCCACAACTATCGTTTTGCATGCTCCTCAAGAACGAGCCATTGATTCTGTGAGAGAAGTATGGGACCTCGCTACAGAGCCGG CTTTTCTTTTGTATGCAGCTGTGGTCATAGCAGCAGTTATTGTACTCATATTTCGTTATATTCCCGAGTATGGGCAGACACATATAATGGTCTACATTGGGGTTTGTTCGCTTGTAGGTTCTCTATCG GTCATGAGTGTTAAAGCTCTTGGAATTGCGTTGAAGTTGACCTTTTCTGGAATGAATCAGTTAATATACCCTCAAACATGGGCTTTCACCATGGTTGTTGTCACATGTATCCTTACTCAGATGAACTACTTAAATAAG GCCCTTGATACATTCAACACAGCAGTTGTATCACCTATATATTATACGATGTTCACAACATTAACCATTTTTGCAAGTGTTATCATGTTTAAG GACTGGGATCGGCAAAATCCTACTCAGATTATAACAGAGCTGTGTGGTTTTGTAACAATCCTTTCAGGGacctttcttcttcacaaaaCGAAGGACATGGTAGATG GCTCCACGCGCAGTTCTAAGCACAacgaagacgaggaggaaggctTTGGTCCAGAAGGCATTCCTCTTAGGTGCCAGGAATCCTTAAGATCACCATAG